A window of Mucilaginibacter sp. PAMC 26640 contains these coding sequences:
- a CDS encoding sugar transporter: protein MKKLFLAVAALAISLSASAQIESHVKWAYASKKVNATEAVVYFKATIDKGWHIYSQNVKEGGPIKTSFTFTPSKLYAIVGKATEPTPVTKYEDAFKMNVSYFENTVMFTQKIKLKSAKASAVNGKLEFMTCNNVKCLPPDEVEFSIPLGK from the coding sequence ATGAAGAAATTATTTTTAGCAGTAGCTGCTTTAGCGATATCACTTAGTGCAAGCGCACAAATCGAATCGCATGTGAAATGGGCGTATGCCTCTAAAAAAGTGAATGCAACAGAAGCGGTAGTTTATTTCAAGGCTACTATAGATAAAGGCTGGCATATTTATTCGCAAAACGTTAAAGAAGGCGGGCCGATCAAAACATCTTTTACTTTCACGCCATCGAAACTTTATGCGATAGTTGGCAAAGCAACAGAGCCTACGCCGGTAACCAAGTATGAAGATGCTTTTAAAATGAACGTAAGCTATTTTGAGAACACGGTTATGTTTACTCAAAAAATCAAATTAAAATCGGCTAAAGCCAGTGCAGTAAACGGCAAGTTAGAGTTCATGACTTGTAATAATGTTAAATGCCTGCCACCAGATGAGGTTGAATTTTCTATCCCTTTAGG